In a genomic window of Helianthus annuus cultivar XRQ/B chromosome 10, HanXRQr2.0-SUNRISE, whole genome shotgun sequence:
- the LOC110885050 gene encoding uncharacterized protein LOC110885050: MPSAKPFSAAAGMLRSRLTSTLRHRGGDGPSRWSTPGHQVRPNGYFLNRTPPPPGQSRKWEDWELPCYVTSFLTIVILGVGLNAKPDLTLETWAHQKALERIEANKQIVAASDSE, from the coding sequence ATGCCGTCCGCGAAACCCTTCTCGGCCGCCGCAGGCATGCTCCGATCACGCCTGACCTCCACCCTCCGCCACCGCGGCGGCGACGGCCCCAGCCGCTGGAGCACCCCGGGCCACCAGGTCCGCCCCAACGGATACTTCCTGAACCGCACACCTCCTCCACCAGGCCAGTCTCGCAAGTGGGAAGACTGGGAGCTTCCCTGTTACGTCACCAGCTTCTTAACCATCGTCATCCTCGGTGTCGGCCTCAACGCCAAGCCTGATCTAACCCTGGAGACCTGGGCCCACCAGAAAGCCCTAGAACGGATCGAGGCCAACAAACAGATCGTTGCTGCCAGTGATTCCGAATGA